In Paenibacillus sonchi, a single genomic region encodes these proteins:
- a CDS encoding class I SAM-dependent rRNA methyltransferase, protein MASVILERSRKKRLEQGHPWVYASEVASVDGDPQPGGLVDVFNHQGRYLGTGYYNPVSQIRVRILARSPLAAMDTAFFAGRLASCLRHRQRFLPGADAYRLVYGEADFLPGLIIDQFGEVLVVQLLTLGMDKCRDQIVQALVEVVAPRGIYERSDVSVRELEGLEQRTGVLYGECPRHITMSENGLKVIVDIEEGQKTGYFFDQRENRASIAPLIQGWGGRSGITLQEVAAEDGTVQTLPVNKSGKPVTFPYWDGATVLECFAHTGSFTLHACKYGAKKVTCLDVSAHAIESAKANVELNGFSDRVEFVVDDAFAFLRNQVKGLEERSERATGTLDAKTGTKPASKTDTAKPMTAGGGRTWDVVILDPPAFAKTKSAVAGACRGYKDINLHGMKLVNEGGYLVTASCSYHMQPQLFLDTIAEAAKDAGKVLRLIEWRAAGKDHPQILGVDEGHYLKFAIFEVRSK, encoded by the coding sequence TTGGCATCAGTTATCTTGGAACGCAGCCGTAAAAAAAGACTGGAGCAGGGCCATCCTTGGGTTTACGCCAGCGAGGTAGCCTCTGTAGACGGCGATCCGCAGCCTGGCGGATTAGTGGATGTGTTTAATCATCAAGGGAGATATCTGGGGACGGGTTATTACAATCCCGTTTCGCAGATCCGGGTGAGAATTCTCGCCCGGAGTCCGCTGGCGGCTATGGATACCGCTTTTTTTGCCGGGCGGTTGGCAAGCTGCCTGCGCCATAGACAGCGGTTTCTGCCGGGAGCGGATGCCTACCGCCTGGTATATGGCGAAGCGGATTTTCTGCCCGGCCTGATTATCGACCAGTTTGGCGAGGTCCTGGTAGTGCAGCTGTTGACGCTGGGAATGGACAAGTGCCGCGATCAGATTGTGCAGGCGCTGGTAGAAGTCGTTGCCCCGCGCGGCATATATGAGCGCAGCGATGTCAGCGTGCGCGAGCTGGAAGGGCTTGAACAGAGAACCGGAGTGCTGTACGGGGAGTGCCCGCGCCACATTACGATGAGTGAGAATGGCCTCAAGGTGATCGTTGATATAGAAGAGGGGCAGAAGACAGGATACTTTTTTGACCAGCGCGAGAACCGGGCTTCCATTGCTCCGCTGATCCAAGGCTGGGGCGGGCGCAGCGGGATCACGCTGCAGGAGGTGGCGGCAGAGGACGGAACCGTTCAGACGCTTCCGGTCAACAAAAGCGGCAAGCCGGTTACCTTCCCTTATTGGGACGGTGCGACGGTGCTGGAATGCTTTGCGCATACCGGCAGCTTCACTCTCCATGCCTGCAAATATGGGGCCAAGAAGGTGACCTGCCTGGACGTTTCCGCACATGCCATCGAAAGCGCCAAAGCCAACGTAGAGTTGAACGGCTTCAGCGACCGGGTGGAGTTTGTGGTAGACGATGCGTTTGCCTTCCTGCGCAATCAGGTAAAAGGCCTTGAAGAGCGCTCCGAGCGGGCCACCGGTACATTGGATGCCAAAACAGGCACCAAACCTGCCTCCAAAACAGATACAGCCAAGCCAATGACCGCCGGCGGCGGGCGCACCTGGGATGTTGTTATTCTCGACCCGCCTGCTTTTGCCAAGACCAAAAGTGCGGTGGCTGGAGCCTGCCGCGGCTACAAGGACATTAACCTGCACGGCATGAAGCTTGTCAATGAGGGCGGCTATCTCGTAACGGCAAGCTGCTCCTACCACATGCAGCCGCAGCTGTTCCTCGACACCATCGCCGAAGCGGCGAAGGATGCCGGCAAAGTGCTCCGCCTCATTGAGTGGCGGGCCGCCGGCAAAGACCACCCGCAAATTCTCGGTGTGGACGAAGGCCACTACTTGAAATTTGCCATTTTTGAGGTGCGCAGCAAATAA
- a CDS encoding Na/Pi cotransporter family protein — protein MIRDVLFPVIYGLVIFLAGMKLMEAALAKLAGPLLTRTLHKATSTPLKGLIASSLLSALLQSSTAVTVLTIGMVNAGLLTYARTLGIILGSNIGTCLTTELIGLQISRMAAPLLVLSLCLWAAAVLLGELPAPSTRIAASCRKLATPLQFISLAAAGFSLVLWGIAVMQSIGPALQASGLFRWFLDHAATSALWGLAAGACLTAMLHSSAAVIGMAMGLASSGVMPPGLGIAIVLGANIGTCVTAVIAAIGGSASGKFVAGSHVALNVGGALLFLPFIQQLQVLSAWMGGGPAAQLAHAQTIFNVVCSLGVLPLCYLPVWTRLEERLQP, from the coding sequence ATGATCCGTGATGTGCTGTTCCCTGTCATATATGGTCTTGTAATCTTCCTCGCCGGCATGAAGCTGATGGAAGCGGCGCTGGCGAAGCTCGCCGGTCCCCTGCTCACGCGGACCCTGCATAAAGCAACCTCCACACCGTTAAAAGGCCTGATCGCCAGCAGCCTGCTGTCGGCACTGCTGCAGAGCAGCACCGCCGTAACGGTACTGACCATCGGCATGGTTAATGCCGGACTGCTGACGTATGCCCGGACACTGGGCATTATCCTTGGCAGCAACATCGGCACCTGCCTGACCACAGAGCTGATCGGCCTGCAGATCAGCCGGATGGCCGCGCCGCTGCTGGTCTTGTCGCTGTGCCTGTGGGCGGCGGCCGTCCTGCTCGGCGAGCTGCCAGCCCCAAGCACACGGATAGCCGCCTCCTGCCGCAAGCTGGCCACACCGCTGCAGTTCATCAGCCTGGCCGCAGCCGGCTTTTCGCTCGTCCTCTGGGGCATCGCGGTCATGCAGTCGATCGGTCCCGCCCTGCAGGCCAGCGGCCTCTTCCGCTGGTTCCTGGACCATGCCGCAACCAGCGCGCTCTGGGGGCTGGCTGCCGGAGCCTGCCTGACGGCGATGCTCCACAGCAGCGCGGCGGTCATCGGCATGGCTATGGGCCTTGCCAGCTCCGGTGTCATGCCGCCCGGACTTGGCATCGCCATCGTGCTTGGCGCCAACATCGGCACCTGCGTCACAGCCGTAATCGCTGCAATCGGCGGCTCGGCTTCCGGCAAATTCGTCGCCGGGTCGCATGTAGCGCTTAATGTCGGCGGCGCCCTGCTGTTCCTGCCCTTTATTCAGCAGCTGCAGGTCTTGTCCGCCTGGATGGGCGGCGGTCCCGCCGCCCAGCTCGCCCATGCCCAGACAATCTTCAATGTCGTCTGCTCCCTTGGTGTGCTGCCGCTGTGCTACCTGCCGGTATGGACCCGGCTGGAGGAACGGCTGCAACCGTAA
- a CDS encoding Ig domain-containing protein produces MTVYRKMTKMILIMILLTFAVFPVNVFAATGDLNSIEFDSSAKVELTVGQTPKQLKVYASLEGSSSKRDITAAAIWTSSNTNVVKVANGLLTAVNSGTAMITATYNNAIATLEVSVTHPFKELTLERSSDGNYKLGDSEESLRVKAKVVGGESATSVKDVSADADWTSSNPNVLTIEDGKITLVGEGKSTITAKYKGLTATFKAVVQLPYSAIVLKDKAKDTAVKEMELLVGDSPVQLSAMTKATESSPEKDIAADANWTTSNESIAKVDAGKITIEGTGKAVITASYLGVSKSVDIYVRAPYEALLLNPEGDQTLFLGESLRVKSFVRDAVNSSQNQSVRTVWSSDNQLAATVTADAVASEDAAATVMAKAVGTTVIKGEYLGVSKSFKLTVLPTLTELTADKTEQELFTADSESLPKVTGTKYDGTKLEISDQIEWTSADEEIVRIKDGKLVGGKAGTVTLTGKIKNSTVAASPSAIRSKSVELKVTVLNKVLVLIGPEDPQSLVIGEEKPLPGVKAVLENGDELDVTPTIKWEFSGSNAVVKQTAAGKTMKGLSKGSATLKGTYSNKTISIPVTIEQKVVKLLVEPSVLEMNIKASKSIKVTGTFSNGKTANFSGAMNWESSNTAVATVRGTSVKAVGEGTATLTGSYQGITATVKITVVPKLTKLTVSETRLKLAPGASQGVVVTALYDTGNTATVTGSTVWTSSKPSVAKISASGIITAVGKGTTSIKGKYNNKTVTVSVTVK; encoded by the coding sequence ATGACTGTGTACAGGAAAATGACGAAAATGATCCTCATTATGATATTGCTGACCTTTGCAGTTTTTCCGGTAAACGTCTTTGCAGCTACTGGCGACCTCAATTCCATTGAATTCGACAGCTCCGCAAAAGTAGAGCTTACCGTTGGACAGACACCCAAGCAGCTTAAGGTCTATGCCAGCCTGGAGGGGTCTTCTTCCAAAAGGGATATCACGGCTGCAGCGATCTGGACTTCTTCCAATACGAATGTTGTCAAAGTAGCCAACGGACTGCTAACAGCGGTAAACAGTGGTACTGCGATGATTACAGCAACGTACAACAATGCGATCGCTACCCTTGAGGTATCCGTAACTCATCCCTTCAAGGAATTAACATTGGAGCGCAGCTCCGATGGCAACTATAAACTCGGCGACAGTGAAGAGTCTCTGCGGGTCAAAGCCAAAGTCGTTGGCGGAGAATCAGCCACATCTGTAAAAGATGTGTCAGCCGATGCGGACTGGACCAGCTCCAATCCGAATGTACTGACGATTGAGGACGGCAAAATCACGCTTGTGGGTGAAGGGAAGTCGACAATTACGGCCAAATACAAAGGGTTGACTGCCACTTTCAAGGCCGTGGTGCAGCTCCCGTATTCAGCCATTGTGCTGAAGGATAAGGCGAAAGACACTGCCGTCAAGGAAATGGAACTGCTGGTCGGCGACTCACCTGTGCAATTGTCCGCAATGACCAAAGCAACCGAAAGCAGCCCGGAAAAGGATATTGCTGCGGATGCGAACTGGACAACCTCCAATGAGAGCATTGCCAAGGTGGATGCCGGTAAAATTACAATAGAAGGAACAGGCAAGGCTGTTATTACAGCGAGCTATCTTGGGGTTTCCAAATCAGTAGATATCTATGTGCGTGCGCCATATGAGGCGCTGCTGCTGAACCCTGAGGGCGATCAGACTCTTTTTCTTGGGGAAAGCCTTAGGGTTAAGTCTTTCGTCCGGGATGCCGTGAATTCGTCCCAAAATCAATCTGTACGTACGGTCTGGAGCTCTGACAATCAGCTGGCAGCGACAGTGACAGCCGATGCTGTGGCTTCAGAAGATGCCGCAGCTACCGTAATGGCCAAGGCAGTTGGGACTACAGTGATCAAAGGGGAGTATCTCGGTGTCAGCAAGTCATTCAAGCTTACGGTATTGCCGACCCTTACTGAATTAACTGCAGATAAAACCGAGCAGGAGCTCTTTACGGCGGACTCCGAGAGTCTGCCAAAAGTAACCGGAACAAAGTATGACGGCACCAAGCTTGAGATTAGTGATCAAATCGAGTGGACTTCCGCCGATGAAGAGATCGTCCGGATCAAGGACGGCAAGCTTGTCGGCGGCAAGGCAGGCACGGTTACCCTTACCGGTAAGATCAAGAATAGCACTGTTGCAGCATCCCCTTCGGCCATCCGCAGTAAAAGTGTGGAACTGAAAGTGACGGTTCTGAATAAAGTGCTTGTGCTGATCGGGCCTGAAGATCCGCAGAGTCTGGTCATTGGCGAAGAGAAGCCGCTGCCTGGTGTTAAAGCGGTGCTGGAGAACGGGGATGAGCTGGATGTCACCCCGACGATTAAATGGGAGTTCAGCGGCAGCAATGCAGTGGTCAAACAGACAGCCGCCGGCAAGACAATGAAGGGATTATCCAAAGGCTCGGCGACTCTGAAAGGTACGTATTCCAATAAGACCATCAGCATTCCGGTAACTATTGAGCAGAAGGTTGTGAAGCTGCTGGTAGAGCCAAGCGTGCTTGAAATGAACATTAAAGCCTCCAAATCGATCAAAGTGACAGGAACCTTCTCGAACGGTAAAACAGCGAATTTCTCCGGCGCTATGAACTGGGAGTCCTCCAATACAGCAGTGGCTACAGTTAGAGGAACTTCGGTAAAAGCGGTTGGTGAAGGTACAGCGACACTGACAGGGTCCTACCAGGGAATTACGGCAACGGTAAAGATTACTGTTGTGCCTAAGCTGACCAAGCTTACGGTCAGCGAAACCAGACTGAAGCTGGCGCCGGGCGCTTCGCAAGGAGTAGTGGTAACTGCTCTGTATGATACCGGCAATACAGCCACGGTCACAGGAAGCACGGTATGGACAAGCTCCAAGCCTTCCGTAGCCAAGATCAGCGCTTCCGGAATCATCACTGCTGTTGGTAAAGGCACAACCTCAATCAAGGGCAAATACAATAACAAAACGGTAACGGTATCTGTTACCGTGAAATAA
- a CDS encoding NUDIX hydrolase — protein sequence MAYKQISAGGVVYRQGADGLEVQLIVDRYGRIALPKGKMEQGETVEETALREIREETGTVGAIKAPIDVIKYTFQHPVHGLVNKEVHYFLVESVGGETKAQTEEINAVEWHDPAAAWIRGTGNSYSNNIQVLRKALSLLGVKTSI from the coding sequence ATGGCATATAAGCAGATTTCAGCGGGCGGAGTGGTCTACCGGCAAGGGGCGGACGGTCTGGAGGTTCAGCTCATTGTAGACCGGTATGGCAGAATTGCGCTGCCCAAAGGCAAGATGGAGCAGGGGGAAACTGTGGAGGAAACCGCACTGCGCGAAATCCGTGAGGAGACAGGGACAGTCGGGGCAATCAAAGCGCCGATTGATGTGATTAAATATACGTTTCAGCATCCGGTTCACGGCTTAGTGAATAAGGAGGTTCATTATTTTCTGGTGGAGTCTGTAGGCGGTGAGACTAAGGCACAGACTGAGGAGATAAACGCTGTGGAATGGCATGATCCGGCGGCTGCCTGGATACGGGGAACAGGCAACTCGTACTCGAATAATATCCAGGTTTTGCGAAAAGCTTTATCGCTGCTGGGAGTGAAGACGTCTATATAA
- the mtaB gene encoding tRNA (N(6)-L-threonylcarbamoyladenosine(37)-C(2))-methylthiotransferase MtaB gives MPSVAFYTLGCKVNFYDTEAIWQLFKNEGYEQVDFEGPADVYLINTCTVTNTGDKKSRQMIRRAVRRNPEAIVAVTGCYAQTSPGEILDIPGVDLVIGNQDREHIMTHVKNIQESRQPVNAVRNIMKTREFEELDVPGFADRTRAFMKIQDGCNNFCTFCIIPWSRGLSRSRDPKSIVAQAHQLVEAGYKEFVLTGIHTGGYGDDLENYRLADLLWELDQVDGLERVRISSIEASQIDGKLLDVLNRSSKMCRHLHIPLQAGHNEVLKAMRRKYTTEEYYAKMELIRQAMPDVGITTDVIVGFPGETEEMFRAGYDFMKAVNYSEMHVFPYSKRTGTPAARMLNQVDEDIKNARVQQLIDLSEEMQLAYARRFVGKTVSVIAERSAKNAPGRSIQHGFSDNYLQVFFNGDDSLQGELCQVKITEAGVNECRGELVSVNRSGLRRIVQ, from the coding sequence ATGCCATCCGTAGCATTTTATACTTTAGGTTGTAAAGTGAATTTCTACGACACTGAAGCAATCTGGCAGCTTTTCAAAAATGAAGGTTACGAGCAGGTTGACTTCGAAGGGCCCGCCGATGTCTATTTGATCAACACCTGTACAGTAACCAACACCGGCGACAAAAAAAGCCGCCAAATGATCCGCCGCGCCGTGCGCCGCAATCCGGAGGCGATTGTGGCTGTAACGGGCTGCTATGCACAGACCTCGCCCGGTGAGATTCTGGATATTCCGGGGGTTGATCTCGTGATCGGGAACCAGGACCGCGAGCATATCATGACCCATGTGAAGAACATCCAGGAATCCCGCCAGCCGGTGAACGCTGTCCGCAACATTATGAAGACACGGGAGTTTGAGGAGCTGGATGTGCCGGGCTTTGCCGACCGGACGCGGGCTTTTATGAAAATCCAGGATGGCTGCAACAACTTCTGCACCTTCTGCATCATTCCCTGGTCGCGCGGCTTGTCGCGCAGCCGTGATCCGAAGTCGATTGTTGCCCAGGCGCATCAATTGGTGGAAGCCGGATACAAGGAATTCGTCCTGACCGGAATTCATACCGGAGGCTACGGGGATGATCTGGAGAATTACCGGCTTGCCGATCTGCTGTGGGAGCTGGATCAGGTAGACGGGCTGGAACGGGTGCGCATCAGCTCGATTGAAGCCAGCCAGATTGACGGGAAGCTGCTGGACGTGCTGAACCGCAGCTCCAAAATGTGCCGTCATCTGCATATTCCGCTGCAGGCCGGACATAACGAAGTGCTGAAGGCGATGCGCCGCAAATATACGACAGAAGAGTATTACGCCAAAATGGAGCTGATCCGGCAGGCGATGCCGGATGTAGGCATCACGACGGACGTTATTGTCGGCTTCCCGGGTGAAACCGAGGAAATGTTCCGCGCCGGCTACGATTTCATGAAGGCGGTCAACTACTCGGAGATGCATGTATTTCCGTATTCCAAGCGTACAGGGACTCCGGCAGCACGGATGCTGAACCAGGTGGATGAGGACATCAAGAACGCCCGCGTTCAGCAGCTGATTGACCTCTCCGAAGAAATGCAGCTGGCCTATGCCCGCAGGTTCGTCGGCAAAACGGTATCCGTCATTGCCGAGAGATCGGCCAAGAATGCTCCCGGACGCAGCATACAGCATGGCTTCAGCGATAACTATCTGCAGGTATTCTTCAACGGCGATGACTCCCTGCAGGGGGAGCTGTGCCAGGTGAAGATTACCGAAGCAGGAGTGAACGAATGCCGTGGTGAGCTGGTCAGCGTGAACCGGAGCGGGCTCCGCCGGATTGTGCAGTAG
- a CDS encoding RsmE family RNA methyltransferase codes for MQRYFVTPEQFHPDMVVIGGEDARHIAKVMRGKAGDKLIVSDGVSREALVEIAGIEPGEVTVNILELLDMTHEPQIKITVAQSLPKGDKLETVIQKCTEIGAVAFVPFLSERTIVQYDERKESKRLERWRKICKEAAEQAHRNIIPDVHPPLSWKLLLKSFSGYDAVYFCYEKEEGLQLRSAAAPWLSALPPQSTGKVMVVVGPEGGFSPEECRAAEEAGAVSVGLGRRILRCETAGMVAAACILYESGEMGGA; via the coding sequence ATGCAGCGTTATTTTGTAACACCGGAACAGTTTCATCCGGACATGGTAGTGATCGGCGGAGAGGATGCCCGCCATATCGCCAAGGTTATGCGCGGCAAGGCCGGAGACAAGCTCATCGTCAGCGACGGAGTCTCCCGGGAGGCGCTGGTGGAGATTGCCGGGATTGAACCCGGTGAAGTGACCGTAAATATCCTGGAACTGCTGGATATGACGCATGAGCCGCAGATCAAAATCACAGTGGCCCAGAGTCTGCCCAAAGGAGACAAGCTGGAGACGGTGATTCAAAAATGTACCGAAATCGGCGCGGTAGCCTTCGTTCCTTTTCTCTCGGAGCGTACGATTGTGCAGTATGACGAGCGCAAGGAGAGCAAACGGCTGGAGCGCTGGCGCAAAATCTGCAAAGAGGCCGCCGAGCAGGCACACCGGAACATCATTCCGGACGTGCACCCGCCGCTCAGCTGGAAGCTGCTGCTGAAGAGCTTCAGCGGGTATGACGCTGTGTATTTCTGTTATGAAAAAGAAGAAGGCCTGCAGCTCCGCAGCGCGGCTGCTCCCTGGTTGTCCGCCCTGCCGCCGCAGTCAACAGGCAAGGTCATGGTTGTTGTCGGCCCTGAGGGCGGCTTCAGTCCGGAGGAATGCCGTGCGGCTGAAGAGGCCGGGGCGGTGTCCGTCGGGCTTGGACGGCGCATTTTGCGCTGCGAGACGGCAGGCATGGTAGCCGCAGCCTGTATTTTATATGAATCCGGAGAAATGGGGGGAGCTTGA
- a CDS encoding site-2 protease family protein, which translates to MDSLDRILVYPLQQLPFFLITIVIAFTVHEFAHAYFANKFGDPTARLLGRMTLNPAVHFDLFGIILLLIAGFGWARPVPVNRDNFSRPRLMGVIVSAAGPLSNFLLGIIGALIYAALYATGVMDSIANEQLLRAVYWFFGMFIPFNFFLFLFNLIPLPPLDGYRIVEDIAPRPIRGKLQQYEQWTVFIFLLIVFIPGLSAYTIGPLNSWSLQIANDFINMFLSLFGYGKL; encoded by the coding sequence ATGGATTCACTTGATCGAATTCTAGTATATCCCCTGCAGCAGCTTCCGTTTTTTCTGATTACGATTGTGATCGCATTTACTGTGCATGAGTTCGCCCACGCGTACTTTGCCAATAAGTTCGGCGATCCGACAGCTAGGCTGCTTGGCCGCATGACGCTGAACCCGGCCGTTCACTTTGATCTGTTCGGTATTATCCTGCTGCTCATTGCCGGATTCGGCTGGGCACGTCCGGTTCCGGTGAACCGCGACAACTTCAGCCGGCCCCGGCTGATGGGGGTTATTGTGTCCGCCGCCGGACCGCTCAGCAATTTTTTGCTGGGGATTATCGGTGCGCTGATCTATGCTGCACTTTATGCAACGGGGGTAATGGATTCCATTGCCAATGAACAATTGTTAAGAGCAGTTTACTGGTTCTTCGGCATGTTCATTCCGTTCAATTTCTTCTTGTTCCTGTTTAATCTGATTCCGCTGCCGCCTCTGGACGGCTACCGGATTGTAGAGGATATCGCACCGCGGCCGATCCGCGGCAAGCTGCAGCAGTATGAGCAGTGGACGGTCTTTATCTTTTTGCTTATTGTCTTTATTCCCGGATTAAGCGCTTATACGATCGGGCCATTGAATTCCTGGTCCCTGCAAATAGCAAATGATTTCATTAATATGTTTCTTAGCCTGTTTGGATATGGAAAGCTGTAA
- the prmA gene encoding 50S ribosomal protein L11 methyltransferase translates to MLWHELTVHTTEEAQEMISNLLYEAGAGGVSIEESGTLNKARDTRYGELYDEPLNDIPEGEAVIKGYFAEAVSMDDIIEELAPRVAELRGFGIDPGKALISWKTVDEEDWAHAWKQYFKPLRVSDRLTIKPTWEEYTPVDAAEKIIELDPGMAFGTGTHPTTALCLRALEQHIQGGEEVIDVGTGSGILAVGAVLLGAKSVLALDLDPVAVNSARENVALNRLQDKIAVKESDLLSLLGGGERALDTAAGEMWPSARPGHPVDTGLDSSGLAGEAAYGVTLPVKIVVANILAEIIVLFTDDVYRALQPDGIYITSGIYKDKEEVVAKALVSSGFEIMEVSREEDWVAFTAGKR, encoded by the coding sequence ATGTTATGGCACGAACTGACGGTACATACAACAGAAGAAGCACAGGAGATGATATCCAATCTGCTGTATGAAGCCGGAGCAGGCGGTGTTTCCATTGAGGAATCGGGGACGCTGAACAAAGCACGGGACACCCGTTACGGTGAATTATACGACGAACCGCTCAATGATATCCCTGAAGGGGAAGCTGTGATTAAAGGCTATTTTGCCGAAGCTGTCTCCATGGATGATATTATAGAAGAACTTGCTCCGAGAGTTGCAGAGCTGCGCGGGTTCGGGATTGATCCCGGCAAGGCGCTGATTTCCTGGAAAACGGTGGATGAGGAGGATTGGGCGCATGCCTGGAAGCAGTATTTCAAGCCGCTGCGTGTATCGGACAGGCTGACGATTAAGCCGACCTGGGAAGAATATACCCCTGTAGACGCTGCTGAAAAGATTATTGAACTTGATCCCGGCATGGCCTTCGGAACCGGAACCCATCCGACCACGGCGCTGTGCCTGCGCGCACTGGAGCAGCATATCCAAGGCGGCGAAGAGGTGATCGACGTTGGCACGGGCTCCGGCATCCTTGCCGTAGGTGCAGTTCTGCTGGGGGCAAAGTCGGTGCTGGCGCTGGATCTGGACCCGGTGGCAGTGAACAGTGCGCGCGAGAATGTGGCGCTGAACCGGCTGCAGGATAAGATTGCCGTTAAGGAAAGCGACCTTCTGTCGCTGCTGGGCGGCGGCGAACGGGCGCTGGATACGGCGGCCGGAGAGATGTGGCCTTCGGCCAGACCTGGCCATCCGGTGGATACCGGGTTGGATTCATCCGGTTTGGCGGGCGAAGCGGCGTATGGCGTTACCCTCCCGGTGAAGATTGTGGTCGCCAATATTTTGGCGGAGATTATTGTACTGTTCACGGATGATGTCTACCGTGCCCTGCAGCCGGATGGAATCTATATTACCTCCGGTATTTATAAGGATAAGGAAGAGGTCGTGGCGAAAGCGCTGGTGTCTTCCGGTTTTGAGATTATGGAAGTATCCCGTGAAGAAGACTGGGTGGCGTTTACAGCCGGAAAGAGGTAA
- a CDS encoding DNA-3-methyladenine glycosylase I has protein sequence MQITRCAWVNEDPLYIAYHDEEWGKPLYDDRKLFELLMLEGMQAGLSWYTVLKKREHFREVFDGFDPGKIVLYDEAKIEALMQDTGIIRNRLKIQAVIQNAAVFQEISREAGGFAKYLWSFTGGEPVINQWKTRSEVPATSPQSDQMSKALKKKGMKFVGSTICYAFMQASGMVDDHTADCFCRSSQQGPGN, from the coding sequence TTGCAGATTACACGCTGTGCCTGGGTCAATGAAGACCCGCTGTATATTGCTTATCATGATGAGGAATGGGGCAAGCCCCTGTACGACGACCGGAAGCTGTTCGAGCTGCTGATGCTGGAGGGCATGCAGGCCGGGCTGAGCTGGTATACGGTTTTGAAAAAACGGGAGCACTTCCGTGAAGTGTTCGACGGATTCGACCCCGGGAAGATTGTGCTGTATGACGAAGCCAAAATCGAAGCCTTAATGCAGGACACGGGAATTATCCGCAACCGGCTGAAGATTCAAGCGGTCATTCAAAATGCTGCGGTGTTTCAGGAGATTAGCCGGGAAGCGGGCGGTTTTGCAAAATATCTCTGGAGTTTTACGGGCGGAGAGCCGGTGATTAACCAGTGGAAGACAAGATCCGAGGTTCCGGCTACAAGTCCGCAGTCCGACCAGATGAGCAAGGCGCTGAAGAAAAAGGGGATGAAGTTTGTCGGCTCCACCATATGCTATGCGTTTATGCAGGCGTCCGGCATGGTGGATGACCATACGGCGGATTGCTTTTGCCGCAGCAGTCAACAGGGTCCGGGCAACTGA